In a genomic window of Sarcophilus harrisii chromosome 4, mSarHar1.11, whole genome shotgun sequence:
- the VMO1 gene encoding vitelline membrane outer layer protein 1 homolog, protein MAPHLVLQLLLLGSCLRTGSAVKGNAREHEGRSYTAVIEVPNGGPWGDWTWPEMCPDGFFASGFSLKVEPPQGIPGDDTALNGIRLHCARGNAERNTHVVASQSGRWGAWTEPLWCPDGAFLAAFSLRVEEPSTPGDNTAANNVRFRCSGGEELEGPGLEWGKFGSWSDACSKGICGLQTKLEAPNGLRDDTALNDVRFFCCNS, encoded by the exons ATGGCTCCACATCTTGTGTTGCAATTGCTCCTCCTGGGATCATGTCTCAGGACAGGTTCTGCAGTAAAGGGCAACGCCAGGGAGCACGAGGGACGCTCCTATACAGCCGTTATTGAGGTACCCAATGGGGGACCTTGGGGAGACTGGACGTGGCCCGAGATGTGTCCGGATGGATTTTTCGCCAGTGGCTTCTCCCTCAAG GTCGAGCCCCCTCAAGGCATTCCGGGAGATGACACCGCCCTGAATGGGATCCGGCTTCACTGTGCCCGAGGCAACGCGGAGCGCAACACTCACGTGGTGGCTTCTCAGTCTGGAAG GTGGGGAGCATGGACTGAGCCGCTGTGGTGTCCAGATGGTGCCTTCCTTGCAGCTTTCTCACTACGGGTGGAAGAGCCCAGCACCCCAGGAGACAATACTGCAGCTAACAACGTGCGCTTCCGATGCTCAGGGGGTGAAGAACTAGAAGGACCCGGCCTGGAGTGGGGCAAATTCGGGTCCTGGAGTGATGCTTGTTCCAAGGGTATTTGTGGCCTTCAAACAAAGCTGGAGGCTCCGAATGGGCTCAGAGATGATACAGCACTCAATGATGTTCGTTTTTTCTGTTGCAACAGCTAA
- the TM4SF5 gene encoding transmembrane 4 L6 family member 5, which translates to MSQSLSLTPILSAFLYFLLLSLFSSSFFSSPLVMCTGICAQCIGFSLILLSIICIVANTLLLVPNGETKWTKHLSMHVILSGGFIGGGLMVLCPGIAAVQAGGRGICGAGCCKNRCRMLCSVCCSAFGVSGALYCLLVSISALQNGPLCLTKSNKWSYPFRNTNGRYLDNKKLWEECVKPPNIVQWNLDLFALLTAMSILELVLCGIQLVNAIIGVCCGDCRKREAPPPPPSPS; encoded by the exons ATGTCACAATCACTTTCTCTCACCCCAattctctctgcttttctctaCTTCTTACTCttgtccctcttttcctcttctttcttctccagtcCTCTTGTCATGTGTACAGGTATATGTGCCCAATGTATCGGATTCTCCCTCATCTTACTTTCCATCATCTGCATAGTGGCCAATACCCTCCTCCTGGTGCCCAATGGTGAGACCAAGTGGACTAAACATCTCAGCATGCATGTGATCCTCTCAGGAGGTTTTATTGGTGGGGGCCTAATG GTGCTATGTCCTGGAATAGCAGCTGTTCAAGCTGGGGGCAGAGGGATTTGTGGAGCTGGCTGTTGTAAAAATCGTTGTAGG ATGCTGTGCTCAGTCTGCTGTTCGGCTTTCGGGGTTTCTGGGGCCCTTTACTGCCTCTTAGTGTCTATCTCGGCGCTTCAGAATGGGCCCCTATGTCTTACAAAGTCTAACAAATGGAGTTACCCTTTCAGAAATACTAA TGGGCGTTACCTGGACAACAAAAAACTTTGGGAAGAGTGCGTGAAGCCTCCGAATATAGTACAATGGAACTTGGATCTGTTCGCGCTGCTGACGGCCATGTCGATTCTGGAGCTAGTGTTGTGTGGCATACAGCTAGTGAACGCTATCATAGGAGTTTGCTGTGGGGACTGCCGGAAAAGAGAAG ctcctcctcctcctccttctccttcttga